The Toxoplasma gondii ME49 chromosome XI, whole genome shotgun sequence region ACAAAAGTGAGAAAGAAgtcaagaggaaaagagaaaacacgcgaaacggagaaagaaaaaacgagaaaagagaaagaaaaaagaggaagagagatcTTGAAGTGTCCATGACTGGGTGTGAAACTTCGCGATTATGTGTAGGTGGAAaacgttctctgtctttgcaCATTCAAAGAAAACATTTTTCACAAGTTTTCAGTGACCAGCCGCTCGCTTCGTTTGCGTGCGTATCCACGTAAAGCGGTCATTATGGATGAGTGTTAATTTGCTTCCACAGCTGGATTATAATACATGCACCGCTTAATATTCAATCCACCGTTGTCTCGGTGGATTGGGCAGTTCACCTTTTGAGGTGCGGCACACTTGTGGGCAGATCTCGAGTTTGTCCGCTGCCGTGTACGGAGAGCAAGCAACTGTCTTTCCTTGCAGCGTAGCGAGCGAATGTTTGTCTTCCTTGATGTCCGCAAAAGAGGAGCCGAGCGTCGTCTGCGGCACACACATTTCTCTTCAGTGAATCTACGTCATCGCGTCTCGCTTTTTGCGTCTAGACGCAAACCTCGTCCGTTTCTAGATGCTgacagcagaagacgagtgcagagagaaatcgCGAATTCGACAGAAATAGAGCTGTAGGGGGAACCAGTAGAAAGGCTACATAGGCGGCAGCTCCGGGTCGCTTGCAGGCCAGGTAAATGTAAAATCTTGAAAAGCTACTTTCTCATACGGCTGCGGACTCGCCTTTCGATTGGCATGTGTGCACAGCTCTGCAGAAGAGGCGATGGACCGAGGGAAAGGTTGGGTGAAATTCTCACATGCAACATACGAGCGGCTCACGACGCATGCAATGTCCGTAGGCGAAAATCTACGTGTGACGATTGTGGAATTTTGGAGAAGCTGGACAGGCCCGTCGAAAGGAGGGGGAGGAGCAGATGGAGAACCGAGTATGTAATGCGTATCCTGAGGGGAACTCAACAGAGAGCCTGAATAATGCTGTGCTTTTCCCACTTGATTTTTTTCCGTCCACACGCTGGAGGAACTAGCTCGCATTTCGGCCCGTGGGTGccctttcttttttttgtcCCCGAATTGGTACAACAACAAACGTGTTTAGCAGCAGCCGGCACTCGTTTGCTACACGAGGGGATTAGATGGACTTGATGTCACCACAAATAGCTTAATTCTTCGCAACTTTTGTAGCCGCTCGTTTGACtggagagacggacagaCACCGAACGAGGAATAGAGTACCACGTCCGGCTAGGAACTGGCCAACCCATGCAGCTGCCGTAGACCTGTGCTGTTGAACCGAGTGCTGTTAGAGTGGAACGTGCTAGAGAAAACGGACGGACGTAAGTCGACATAGAATCAAAACTCTTCCGCAACTACACAGGACAGTTACCCGAGCAATTCGGACCGCTTTTACTCATACACTGCGTGTCTGTGTGGAGGCCGATATCGGCCGCTAACAAAATCTCGAAATTGTTAGGCAGGCACTTGTACAACGTGATCGACTTGCTGCTTCCGTGTCTTCCAGTGCAAGGTGTCCAATTTTTGTCGGCGGCAACTGTACCTCCTGAAACCTTGAGACGGCAAAATTGAATTCGCAGGAGCACAGGAATCTTCACGACTTGTGGAACCCGTGCGGGTGCGAAATTCGAACATTACGAAACGCTCGGAATTCTTTGTTCACTTTAGTGCCACACCTGCGCGTCGATCACTTAGGATCAAACTTCGGCGCCGTCGGTTATTTCCAGGAACAGAGACCCCTACTTATCTTTCGAAAGGGCGTGCCCCGGAAAGAAACCAGCAAAGCCAAcccctcgcttcttcagatGTAAACGTATTAGCACGCACGAACGCGGTAAACATCTCCAGAGTGGAGGCACTCCCCGAACACGCGCATCCAGATGCCTCTGAATGCAGCAGACTAAATCGAAGCGGCGGTCACACTGGCTGCAAGGCTGCCACAGCGTACGTTTCGACGAGATAAAATTTTGAAACACTTCGGTCCTTGTTAACGACCGTCTGTCCACAGTAGACGTTGCATTGAGCAGTCGCCTCCTAGTTACAACCTTCACGGAGAGGTCCGGCTTCTAACCGTTGAACATTTTGGGAACACggattttcttctctttcgcttgcACTCCCTAGCCGACAATTCATGCGGCTTGGGGAAGGGGTCCTTTTACATCATGAGCAACGAGAAAATAATCGTAAACGCTGCTGGGCAGTCGACGCCATTTGCGTGTGTCTTAAGCAGACGCCTTTGCTGAGATAACGAAAAGTCCCTCTGGGTGAAACGGAAACGCCCCTTGTTTATTTCTAAAAATGTTTCATTTCCGTATTTGCATGCGGAAAAATCTTGCGGTCAGTACTTCCCTGCCGCAACGTTAACTTCTTAATATGAAACAGTGTTGTACCAATGACCAACAAGGTCCTCGTGTACAAAGGAAAATAGCCTCTGCAAAAAGCAGGGAGCGCCTCTGCCTGCACTATTGTCTTCCCTAGTAAGGAACCATCAAAATGCCAGAGTCGCACAACATTCTCGCCTGTCTACCTCGTTATAGCTTCTACGTTTCCTTCATCCTATCTATTTCTTCTACCCATTTTTCGCTGCAGTATTTGGCAGAGTGTCTATTTGAGGCGAGGTCATTCCGATACCGGCACATCTCCCCACAGTCCGGAAAAAGTGTGTACCTCATACTGTAGCTTTCCTTGCCACACGAGCAGCCAGTAGACATCAAATTCACTTCAGAACTTATTTCAGCTCCGTCAATGGAACCACCATCGAGGTGGGAGACCTGCCTTGTCTCTTACCGTTCCTTCCCGGTTGTTAAACCATTCGTCGTCTCCTACATCTCCCTGTCTATCCGCGAACGCAGCGAATGAGCGGGAATGTTGCCTTGGTTTGCCACCACAGCGGGGTatgtttctgcttcctccccCACAGCTTGTCTCGGTGagtttctctgttgctctcCGCTTCCCGTAATTCCCCTGACTTGTTCGACGTGTCCTGCCACGCTGACATGTCCACTGAGTATGTCAATATCTGGTTCGGTTCCACGTGCTTCACCATTATTGTTCTCCCGTCGAACTCCGGTATTTTCGTCTCGCTCACGAACGCCTGCTTTCCGTAGTTCTGGACTCTGTGTTTCATCGTTAGCGGAAGAGAATCGATGGGGCTCTCCCGTCAGTGTGCATCCACTGATGATCACCATGAACGTATCATGAGGAGCCAAGATGTATGGGGATACGATGTATCGTTCTTTGAACCCTAAATTTAGGCCGAGCCATACATCCCTGACAGTGCACCCGAAAGGCGCTGTGGGATCGTTGTCCACGGGAGGAAAATGCACCTGCACGAGCCTGCCAAGTAGCGTGCACAGAATTCTGCAGTCACTTTCCAAAAACAGCATTAATTCAAGCGAAACAAATATGTCGCTGGGAAACTACTTACGTAACAGTCACTTCTTTAGTCGTTCGACTTCACCCGCTGCATTTCTAGACCTCCGCTGCTGCGAATCTCGCCCACTTTTGTAGACTCCGAATCATCGCAAGATGCGTACTGGCTTCGCGTATCGCATCGGATGAACTATCGCAGCCGTTAGCGTCTACTAGTTATTACTTCCGTGGCTATTACTGGAAAACTATGGCTCGTTTCCACGCTTTCATAACAAAATCAGAGCGTCTATggtgcttcttctgtcgtaAGCGAAACTGCGCGTTTTTCTTATACTCCCTCGAGTAGCTGTGACCTAGAAGAACGCAGTCCACTCGGTTTTAGTTACCTTAATTGATTAATACTGCTTATGCTCTATCTATGGCCTAATTCTCTTAATGCCGGTTGTGGAATGAGGATGTTCCGATGAAaccttctcgctctgctttACGCTTCGTAACACCGACACTCCCGACTTCTATAAATGCCCTCTGAACACAACGGAAGTAGTGAAGGATCCCTTTCTGCGCCAGGCGCTGAGTCAGGTGGGtaagagagaagcagtgcGCGCTGGCTTCCAAACCtcacctttctctgtctgctggcGGTATATTGTccagaagccgcagaagcTTACGGCGCCTCCAGGGCAACCACGACTCCCAGTATGCCTTCTGTAGCTCGGACAGATTGATGGTAACGTTTCGGGGCTTGGACGAGAGATTGACAAATGCCACAGCTGTCGAACCGGCAGCCAGTGGGCGCATCCAAATCGACATAGTGTTAGGAGACTCGAACACCCGCAGACCTTCGAGAATCAGGTCGTCCTGATTCACTGCAATAACCTCGGGATTCGCCAGGATCTGTATGCATACGACGCCTCCAGTATCAAACACAGTAACTCACGAGTCACTGGAATCCGTCGCATTCTACGCCGGTGCGGTGCACTCCCGAAAATGGACACAAAAGAAGGTCTTTCAGTTTATGAAAGGACGCAAAAGGCGAACAGTTGGTGTCTTAGCTGCAGAAGACACTTCTCCACGACACTCATGCGAAGAACGAAGCAGGCACCCTGCTAAAGGACTTCTTGGCCACTGAACCACCGCTGGAACGCGCTACACTCATTAGCGTCCGCGTATACACATAAATGCCTCGATCACTGGCAGACTCCTCATGCCTAAACTTGTCTTCATGAACGAGAGCTCTTCCTGTACTCCTAGCTAGCCGGTCGTACCCGTCATGCCGACCATGCCGCCACAACATTGGCAGCAACTATGCTAAGCATCCCTTCTGAATTACTCAGTTACCTCAGAGAAGGCTCTCTGGCTGCCAACACCGCTATTAAAACAGGGATGCAGAACTGTAGATTCCTTGCTTTCCTTGCTTCACCCACCTGAAGTGTTTGGGGAGTCATGTTGCGTACGTCGTTGCCAAGAATCAGTGGAGCCGCGACGATACTCCACACGCTCATCTGAGTTCTACCTTCTGCTGTGGAGAAGTTGCCGTTTCCAACCTCCAACATATCTGGATCGTTGAATCTCCCCGGCGCCACGACGTTCGCGAAAATGCCTTGGTTGTCGCCCCAAAACTTCATGATTGCAGACAGACTCTCCCATGTGGGCTGGATGTCGTCAAAAATCCTCCACGTATCACACATTTCCTGAGGGCATGCCAAAAAGGGCACACGAACCCTGTTACAATTAGGGCATTGTCGTCGAATtatctgcttctctgccaCATTACCAAGTACCACCCAGGTTCGGCACACTATTATGTAGAACTTGTGGGTTCTTGTTGCCAGAGGCTAGTGTATACGAACATGCGTCTTTGTGTGTTTCCGACATATCCACTTCGTGGCTtttgctgtttcttcgtctgcgccttTCCCACCCCAATCAGCTTGAAATCGAAGTCCGTAGGGTTGTGCACATAGGCAGGCCAACTGCAGCTGAGGACAACTGTCTGCTTGTGATCCGGATTCGCCGCAGCCGCGTATTCAAAAGCAGGAGACCACCGGCTGTAAAGCATGCCCATCTCCGACGGTTCCGCGTAGCACCCATCGATTTTCAAGAAGTCGACTCCCCAAGACTGAAATGCCATTGCATCCTGTTCTTCGTGATCAGCTGACCCGATATACCTGAGTAAAGCAACACGCGCGTGGATAATACCATAATACCCTGACCATGGGTATATGCTTCCATATAAAGCTATCTGTATAGGAAaagtgtgtatgtgtgtccgcaatgcgaaaaaaacaaactCTGGTTATCCTCAGCTGTAGTATCCGATGTATCGACTCTAACAAGCATAcagtctgcgttttccaTTCGTCCATATCTCTTAAACCTCGCAGCTGCTTTTCCCTTGCTTCCCTCGTACTTACCCCATACAGGTTCTGGATCCACTGTCCGTGTACAGCCCGAAGCGGAATCCACGAGAATGGAGGAATGACGCGAGAGCCGGCATGCCATTGGGGAAGCGCTTGGCATCCCAAACAATTGGTTCTCTGGCCCCACGTTCCTGTGACAGCCGAGGAAACGATACCACAGGAAAATAGGACAGCGTTCAGGCGCCTGGCACACCACACGACACGAACAATATTGCCAATCGGACGCAATCCCCCGCGAGGAAGCACCGATGTTCGGCAACACAGGGCAGCGAAAAGCGGACGGAATTCCTGGCCCTTAGACGAAGAATTGGAGTGGGCACCTGGCACTCGTGTTCACGGTAACAGCTCCTTTCAAACAGCAACAGTTTCTTTTTATCCCTATAGGAAAGCAAACAATAGCCGGTTGCCACAACTCTTCGACCTTGTTCCGTCACCAAACTGGCTAAATCGGCAAGGCGCGAGTGAACACCACCCATGACTACGCCGCTGAGGCGGAAGAGTCACAAAAAACAATGACCGTCGTTCAAATGACGCTACCCGCACTCTCGGTCACGTGTTGTTCTACGGAGGTGTGCTAGGAGCAAAACACAGGAGCACATGAATGCACACACGGACTATGCGAGCGGCGGCGTTACACGGAGACAAGGTATGGTCAACAGTCATCATCTAGAACCGCCATACGTAAGACAGATGATTTGATTATGATCTTTGCACTCCACTCGGGCTACTCTGGTTCACCCTTGGCACCACGTCGTTATCGTGTGGTAACAATAGTTTGTGTCCGCCGGCGATCAACGATGTAACGACTGTCTGCTTTCACCCAAACATATCACTGCTGTCATCTCAGCTTCACTACGACTTGACTTCGTTCGTTCATTCTTGCCCGAGTGTGGAAGCCGCGTCCGTCTCTCGATGCGTGcctgcgcctctctgttctctaTTGTCTGGTTACCCCTTTCTTTCGTCATGCGCACTATGTGCCCTCTCCGCCAAAATCTCTAGATtggttcgttttcttccctaCCTCATCTTTTTTGATGCTCCAGCAGTCGTCAAGCATGACATACTCGTACCCGGCTGCGTGCAGCCCGGACTGTTCGAGTGCGAGCGCAGTGTCCATGACCAGCTTCTCATTTAGCTCCGACAAGTCACACTCAAATCTATTCCTGACAAGAAACGGAAAGCACACACAATCGCAGCACACACGCGTAGCGAAACTGTATGCTGCTCGGGCAAATGGACAGTTGCGGTCACTCACACAACTATTCATCTTCATTACAGAAATCGACTACAAACGTATTGGCACACTGCTGATAACGAACCTGGTACAGTCAACACCTCCAAGCAGTCCGCGTGTCTCCGAGTTTTCTGTGCTGACACGTATAGCTAGTTCCCTCAGATTGGCAACTGTGCTCCACTAATTTCTTCCGTCTGTGTTTGTATCTACtttttccttcccctctGCTGATTTCCACCCTCTTGCCAGCTGCTGGGGCTTCTCTCGTGTTGCTCATCCAGCATTACCAAAGTGTTCCTCTGGAAAGTGCCAACACGACACAATACGAACGTCGACAAAGTGCACCCCTGTCACATAATATGCCATTCGCCTTCCAAATTCCTCCGCCATCAGCAAGCCAGCATCGACTTTCACACTGTGCGCCTTGTGATCAACAAGTTTACGGGGCCTAGCATCTAATGGTGGCAACGCGCTTTTGAAGACTGTCTGGCTGTGATAAGACATTATACACATCGTGGCTAATTAATCTACCACCGCCCTGAAAAATGACGCGCTGAACACTTTTCTCGCACGCTGCTCCTTGCACGTCGCCTGCCTCGTACCATGAACTCCATCCCATTGGCGGTTTTGGAATATTTGCTTTCCCACGGGGTGTGCGTGCCGGCGAGCTACTTTCGTTTTCCGAGATGTTGACGAGGCCTTGATAGCCTATGCCATCGCCTTCCTCATGCTTGTTAGGCACGACTAACGGCGCGGTGTCCTGGCTCCACTTTGCGAATTCTTTCCTCTCAGCAAGCCCATTGACCTCAGCAGttgaagcagagacgaagggtTCCTCTGCATCCGCAGGTAGCGGCGTCGCTCTTGGTGAAGGAACCACGTCATCATTGTAGCGCTGCAGGAAGTGGTCAGGTGGCCTTGTGTGGGCTGCGTTAGCTGTTTCCGTGTCTGCCTCCGCGTCGACTCCAAACGGCTCATCAGCCTCCTGGTCGACATTCATGCCACCTTCGTTTGGTGGGTCTTCGTTCTCCCGTAGGTTCAAAGCATCTTCGGCTGCATCGACATCGTAAGATAGACTATACTCGTCCGCATCTCCATCCAGGAACGGAccgtcctcgtcctcgtctccccaTATGAAGTCTTCGTCCTCGGGATCGGCCAATGCAGCTGGCTCGTCTCCGTCAGAAAGGTACAAAGAAGGGTTAGGgtcatcttcttcatcaaAGAGATCCATCGTACCACTCTCCAAGACTTGATCACCTGCCTTCCCCTCACGATTTCCTTCTTGGTGCCCGTGATGGTTAATGCTTCCCACCTGTTCCCTGTCTCTACGCATGAGTTTTTCACCAACTGGTACTGAATCGTCTCGACCAGCAGTCTGTGCGACTCGCCAACTGTAAGGCCGGGCTCCTCCACCCTCATTCCACTGTAGGAAGCCGAGATTACTTCTCTCCTCTGAACCCTCTGCCAGGACCGACGAGGCGCTCCTGCGCACTCCTGCCTCCGCTGCCTTCAACAGATTGGTGCAACTAtcctctttctgttcccCTGTCGCACTCCAAGCTTGCGTGAGACAGGGTATCTTTCCGTCGACGTCTCTCCGTGTTCGACTGTctggttttctttcttggTTTCCCTCGACCGTCGCTTGCTCTGCCGCTCCCTCCTCGTGGAGCGCCTCACGCTGCACATATGCGGCGCTTTCTTCGGTGAGCCTCTCGCTGCCATGTCTCGCATGGGATTGTCCGTCGTTTATCTGTGCCCTCTGCAGCGTATTTTCGTAGGCTGGCATTGTGCCCTCAGATGCAGTCAGACACAAAAACGAAAGCGCAAAGAGGAAAGTAACTCGAAGCAAACAGTGGAACATAGGGCGTGCGCTCGTCCTCTGTGGCTTTCGTGGAAGCCGAGAAGGCGCCTGGAAGGCCACTGTCTCCCAGCCAGGGTCGCTAGCCCTGTCTTCAGTCATGGCTGGCTAATCCTTGGAACCGTGCAAGTACGGGAAAACGGAAGGAAACAGCACTCGACGGacacacagaggaagaaaatcCGCGGACGGACCAAACTGCAATAAAACCACCTCTTCAAAGAGAACTCGAAACGCTGCTGCGGTGCAGTCTGCAGCCCTACCACACTGGCGTCGATCGTTGCAGTGGTGTCAACCCGCGAGCCTTGGATCCCCCTTTAGTTCGTAGAGTTTCAAGGGAAAACGTCCCACAAACGTCCCAGAAACGTCTGTTTCCCGAGCCACTGACGCAGACTCACAGGACGCGTAGCCATGAAACAGTTCGCAATAAAAAGCCCGTGCTGTTTCGATGGTAAGGCAGATCACAAACGCGGACCGGGACACTGAGAGAAGTCTTTGTGTGCGGTGTTCAGTCACAAGCTCACCGCCACCTCACGAAACGTGCAACACCCGCGCCGTTTGGACGGTCAAGTACGTAGACTCGCTCTACAAAAGTATGCGCGTCGTGGTGTGGAAGGTAAACTATCGGAGATAACATGCTTTCTACTCCATCTGTGCTGAGAATAAATGAGAGTGAGTCAGTGATACGACGTGTTTGGTGATGTCTTTTTTCTAGGCGAAGGGCGGACTGTGAAGCCGAGACAAGCCGTGTGCGCGGACCAGCAAGATTCGCCGGTCATCACAGTCCGACCGAACTTGCGGACGGTGGCAGCCACGCGTTGTTGACTGCAGAGTTCCACCGAATCAATTGAATCGCTGTCTTTCCGCCTAGCATGCGTCCTGAAACAGTGCATTGTTGAGCGAGATTCGTCCTAGTCGAAAGCACCACATGGTGCGAAGGATACAGATGCCATGCGTGGGGAATACGCGTACAAAGGTGCTGGAAGGTGATGGTTGTGCCGGCAAGCGAGGTTCCTGGATCACCAGCCTGGAACCAACAGTGCCTTAGCACCTCTGCTTCTACCTACTGGGAGGCAGGACAAATAGACCGTGAACCTTCACGACACATGCACCTGAcactacatatatatgtgcgaCAGCACTAAAGTACAGTGCTGCGAATTGAAAATGATGCAACGTCGACCGAGGCGATCACAGCACTGTTTGTACGGCAAACCTTTTGTAGGAGGTGCCTTGCAGTGCAACAAGACGCCAAAGCAGCCTTACTACTCACGAGGGGGGCTATCGCTCATTCTCTGGCATGTCAGCTGCTCCATTTTTGCATTCTGGTGGATGGAAGGACGAAGTTGAAGGCACAGGTAAATtgggagacaggcagagcGAATCAAACAACTTCAGTATTGTCAGGAGGCAAAAGATAGTGGGAGTGGCTCACTGCAcaaggaaggggaagacaaTTCTTGCATTTGCTGCGCACATGTGACGGTCATGATCGGGTAATGAAGATGCTGTTCTGCAAACGCCCCGATTTCTGGACGTGTTTTGTGGGTGCTGCCCAGGGGGCCGATGAAATTCGTCCGGATGCCAAAATGTGTGAGCCATCGTTATTTTCCGTGTGTACGGGGCAACGACGGGAGCGTACGTGGGGGGAATGAAATTTCCTTGGTGAGGTTGACCTCCCAAAATGCAGGTTGCATTTCCACTGATTTGCCACTTTGATCACCGCAGCTGTTAGCTAATAcagtcgagaaagaaaattCCCGGTGCTCGAAACACTGGCGTGATACGCAGCGCGACTCAGTGATACGGCAcgtcttctcccgctgcATATGCTTGATGTACTTTCTGTAAGCTTCGCTTCAAAAAACTGCATAAAGGGTAAGTGTTTCAACACGAGTTGGCCATGCCGATGGATTGTGAACACTTCAACGAATCATGCTGGCACCGTGGGTACATTCGCAGGCCCCTCAGCTCCCTGTGCACATGGAAGTTCCTGACCGTGGTGACATGGGCATTTTCTGTGGACGGGCTCCTCACACAGTTGAATCCCAAGGAATTACCTGTCTCTGGAACCGGACGTTAAACGATGCGTTTCAAGACACATGTGAACAATAATATCCCTGCAACTTTTAGGGTGGTCAAGAAGCCTTCGCATTACGGGAAACCGTCGAGTCATTTGTACCTTCAGGAGGACTCGCTCCTGAGATGGGAAAACCAAGGATACGCTGACTGCTTTGCGCCTTCCATTTacacggaaagaaaaacattCCGGCACGTACACCCTAGAAAGCGGCTGCAGAAACTGACGGTCCACAGCATTCTTACCCCTCCCATTCCAAACTGGAGACAAGTGCGACAGCGTGGGGACTCGCTAACATATACTGATTTTGAAAACGCACCTGGATCCTCGCTGACGCAACACCCATGGGTAACATGGGAGATAAAGTAAACACTGTGCAGAGGAGGGCCAGGAAGGCGGGATGACAGAAGAATGAGACTTCCTCGAGTCCATACAGCATCGAGTTTTCAGATCAAAAGAGAGCTACACTGAAGCGAAAATTTACCACGCGTGTCCGGATTGACCGTGTCATCTATATTGGCCTTTTGGTACTATACAACCTGCGCAACAGTCCAGCATGCACCGGATATATCCAGCGTCT contains the following coding sequences:
- a CDS encoding melibiase subfamily protein (encoded by transcript TGME49_309930), which encodes MTEDRASDPGWETVAFQAPSRLPRKPQRTSARPMFHCLLRVTFLFALSFLCLTASEGTMPAYENTLQRAQINDGQSHARHGSERLTEESAAYVQREALHEEGAAEQATVEGNQERKPDSRTRRDVDGKIPCLTQAWSATGEQKEDSCTNLLKAAEAGVRRSASSVLAEGSEERSNLGFLQWNEGGGARPYSWRVAQTAGRDDSVPVGEKLMRRDREQVGSINHHGHQEGNREGKAGDQVLESGTMDLFDEEDDPNPSLYLSDGDEPAALADPEDEDFIWGDEDEDGPFLDGDADEYSLSYDVDAAEDALNLRENEDPPNEGGMNVDQEADEPFGVDAEADTETANAAHTRPPDHFLQRYNDDVVPSPRATPLPADAEEPFVSASTAEVNGLAERKEFAKWSQDTAPLVVPNKHEEGDGIGYQGLVNISENESSSPARTPRGKANIPKPPMGWSSWNRFECDLSELNEKLVMDTALALEQSGLHAAGYEYVMLDDCWSIKKDEERGAREPIVWDAKRFPNGMPALASFLHSRGFRFGLYTDSGSRTCMGYIGSADHEEQDAMAFQSWGVDFLKIDGCYAEPSEMGMLYSRWSPAFEYAAAANPDHKQTVVLSCSWPAYVHNPTDFDFKLIGEMCDTWRIFDDIQPTWESLSAIMKFWGDNQGIFANVVAPGRFNDPDMLEVGNGNFSTAEGRTQMSVWSIVAAPLILGNDVRNMTPQTLQILANPEVIAVNQDDLILEGLRVFESPNTMSIWMRPLAAGSTAVAFVNLSSKPRNVTINLSELQKAYWESWLPWRRRKLLRLLDNIPPADRERLVQVHFPPVDNDPTAPFGCTVRDVWLGLNLGFKERYIVSPYILAPHDTFMVIISGCTLTGEPHRFSSANDETQSPELRKAGVRERDENTGVRRENNNGEARGTEPDIDILSGHVSVAGHVEQVRGITGSGEQQRNSPRQAVGEEAETYPAVVANQGNIPAHSLRSRIDREM